The window GGCGGCAGGGGCTGCAAAACGCATCAGAAGCTCCTTCAATGCTTGCGACCGGGAACCGGAAAGCTGGACCATATCCAGCGATGCTATCACGGCGCGCGAAGGCACGCGATGAAAAATCCATCGGTCCCGTCGCGCAGCGGTTCGAGCCGCACACCGCCGCCGCGCGGCGCGCCGACCGGGAGCGACAGTTCGATCACGCTCCAGTCCGGATGGCGCGTCAGGAAGGCGGCAACGCGGTCCGGCCCCTCGGCATCGAGCACCGAGCACGTGACGAAGGCCATCGTCCCGCCGGGGCGCACCAGATGCGCGCCCAGATCGAGCACGTGGTCCTGCAGCCTGTTCAACCGCGCAAGTTCCGCCGGGTCGAGCCGCCAGCGCGCCTCGGGGCTGCGGCGCCATGTGCCGCTGCCAGAGCACGGCGCATCGACCAGCACATGATCGGCCTTGCGCACCCAGTGGTTGAGAGCGCGCATCTCATTGCCCGGATCGAGCAGCACGATGTGATCGACCGCCGCGCCCGCCCGCGCGGCGCGCGGCGCAAGATTGCCCAGCCGGCGCTTGTCGGTATCGGCGGCAACGAGGCTTGCCGCATTGCCCAGCCGTGCGGCCAGCGCCAGCGTCTTGCCGCCCGCACCCGCGCACAGATCGACGATCGTATCGCCGGGTTTCACCGGCAGCGCCTCGACGATCAGCTGGCTGCCGAGATCCTGAATTTCGATCAACCCGTCGAGGTAGGCAGGCCATTGTTCGACCTGCACGCCCGAGGGATAGCGCAGCCCCTGCGCGCTGGTCAGCGGCTCACCCGCTTCGGGCAGTTCAATGCTTTCGCGGTCGGCTTTGAGCGCATTGACC is drawn from Erythrobacter neustonensis and contains these coding sequences:
- a CDS encoding RsmB/NOP family class I SAM-dependent RNA methyltransferase codes for the protein MTPAARVQAAIELLDTVIASARAKGAPADRIIAEYFRTRRYAGSKDRRAVRDLIYRAIRLCGPVPANGRAAMLAVAAQDESIAALFDGSPHGPAARGEGEKVASTGLAPKWLAAALRASDLGGREIAALLDRAPLDIRVNALKADRESIELPEAGEPLTSAQGLRYPSGVQVEQWPAYLDGLIEIQDLGSQLIVEALPVKPGDTIVDLCAGAGGKTLALAARLGNAASLVAADTDKRRLGNLAPRAARAGAAVDHIVLLDPGNEMRALNHWVRKADHVLVDAPCSGSGTWRRSPEARWRLDPAELARLNRLQDHVLDLGAHLVRPGGTMAFVTCSVLDAEGPDRVAAFLTRHPDWSVIELSLPVGAPRGGGVRLEPLRDGTDGFFIACLRAP